A window of the Polaribacter batillariae genome harbors these coding sequences:
- a CDS encoding ATP-dependent Clp protease adaptor ClpS, whose product MSAKEKIQEEIDVLDQETFQYEIVLHNDDVNTFDHVIDSLVSVCDHTLEQAEQCATLVHYKGKCTVKSGEYKDLEPRCSKLLQLGLSAELV is encoded by the coding sequence ATGAGTGCAAAAGAAAAAATTCAGGAAGAAATAGATGTTTTAGATCAAGAAACATTTCAGTATGAAATCGTTTTACATAACGATGATGTAAATACGTTCGATCACGTGATCGATTCTTTAGTAAGCGTTTGTGATCATACTTTAGAGCAAGCAGAACAATGTGCAACCTTAGTGCACTATAAAGGAAAATGTACTGTAAAGTCTGGAGAGTATAAAGATTTAGAACCTAGGTGTTCTAAATTGTTGCAATTAGGTTTGTCTGCAGAATTGGTATAA
- a CDS encoding RagB/SusD family nutrient uptake outer membrane protein — MNLFVSCDNFERDFQDERFLSEEHFTEINNSGGTTGIVALDGASLSYFRDGEDGEIEFGIKSIDLGMDLRSNDMDMSRSTWYGAYHRYDNTVLTSGNNDFMWEFFYKAINNANQVISLISDEAPEELLVYKSKSYAYRAISYFYLIRIYQHTRADDSTPAIPIDFGDFVGESKATVGEVKKLIFDDLTAAYEGLKNYTRATKEEVDANVVAAYLARYHLTYENWSEAEKYADIAMKAGSISADVAHGFDELSLSEAIWGAVVTPNTSEVYQSFFSHISQINDGYSGWNHFKTANSNLVDALPASDLRHSWFADQEYPPGVVIVPGTWPHYNRTPKYTSLKFIAQPGPGQFIGDYIYLRNTEFILTKAEALARQNKTAEAQKTLFDLNSVRDSNYTLSTNTGQALIDEILFYRRIELWGDGVASFDMARLGLGLNRKDGRVNLVQPGADLVIPPLDTKMIYEIPQREVDANPNIN; from the coding sequence GTGAACCTTTTCGTTTCCTGTGATAATTTCGAAAGAGATTTTCAAGATGAGAGGTTTTTAAGTGAAGAACATTTTACTGAAATTAACAATTCTGGAGGAACAACTGGAATTGTAGCATTAGATGGTGCTTCTCTATCCTATTTTAGAGATGGAGAAGATGGCGAAATCGAATTTGGTATTAAATCTATTGATTTAGGAATGGATTTAAGGAGTAATGACATGGATATGAGTAGAAGTACTTGGTATGGCGCATACCATAGATACGACAATACTGTATTAACGTCTGGTAATAATGATTTTATGTGGGAATTTTTCTACAAAGCAATTAATAATGCCAACCAAGTTATCAGTTTAATTTCTGATGAAGCCCCAGAAGAATTATTGGTTTACAAAAGTAAATCATATGCTTACAGGGCTATAAGTTACTTTTATTTAATAAGAATATATCAACACACTAGAGCTGATGATAGTACACCTGCAATCCCCATAGATTTTGGAGATTTTGTTGGCGAGTCTAAAGCTACAGTTGGTGAGGTCAAAAAATTAATTTTTGATGATTTAACAGCTGCCTATGAGGGCTTAAAAAATTATACGAGAGCTACTAAAGAAGAAGTTGATGCTAATGTTGTAGCTGCTTATTTAGCAAGATATCATTTAACTTATGAGAATTGGTCTGAGGCTGAAAAATATGCTGATATAGCTATGAAAGCTGGAAGTATTAGTGCAGATGTTGCTCATGGTTTTGATGAGCTTTCGCTCTCTGAAGCAATATGGGGAGCAGTTGTTACTCCGAACACGTCTGAAGTTTATCAATCATTTTTCTCGCATATAAGTCAAATTAATGATGGGTATAGTGGGTGGAATCATTTTAAGACAGCTAACTCGAATTTAGTTGATGCTCTTCCAGCTTCTGATTTAAGGCACTCATGGTTTGCTGACCAAGAATACCCTCCTGGAGTTGTAATTGTACCAGGTACATGGCCTCATTATAACAGAACACCTAAATATACTAGTTTAAAATTTATAGCTCAACCAGGTCCTGGGCAATTTATTGGTGATTATATTTATCTCAGAAATACTGAGTTCATTTTAACAAAAGCAGAAGCTTTGGCAAGACAAAATAAGACAGCTGAAGCTCAAAAAACTCTATTTGATTTAAATTCTGTTAGAGATTCTAACTATACATTATCTACTAATACAGGTCAGGCTTTAATTGACGAAATTTTATTTTACAGAAGAATTGAATTATGGGGAGATGGAGTAGCTTCTTTTGATATGGCAAGGCTTGGTTTGGGGCTTAATAGAAAAGATGGTAGGGTTAATTTAGTGCAGCCTGGTGCAGATTTGGTCATACCTCCTTTAGATACAAAAATGATTTATGAAATACCTCAAAGAGAAGTGGATGCAAATCCAAATATTAATTAA
- a CDS encoding IS630 family transposase, translating to MKKTRKPKWFLKNLENTFKLFRTKLNKNNFESVNLFFQDESRFGLITKQKRVTTAKGVKPIAKYKHSYQSKWLWGSFSPITGESFCMLTDTVCKDFFIEYLTDLSACNPLELKIVIIDNAAFHSTKDVKLPDNIILLPIPAYCPELNPAEKVWQYLKSKIAMKIYDTLDILESKIEHLIYQMDNNTIKSITGYEFYLKSFYNVFNV from the coding sequence ATAAAAAAGACCCGAAAGCCGAAATGGTTTTTAAAAAACCTAGAAAACACTTTTAAATTATTTAGAACAAAACTAAATAAAAATAACTTTGAATCGGTCAATTTATTTTTTCAAGATGAATCTCGTTTTGGATTAATCACCAAACAAAAAAGAGTCACTACAGCTAAAGGCGTTAAACCTATAGCAAAGTACAAACATAGTTATCAGAGTAAATGGCTATGGGGAAGTTTTTCACCCATTACAGGTGAGAGTTTCTGCATGCTAACAGATACTGTGTGTAAAGACTTTTTTATTGAGTATTTAACAGACTTAAGTGCCTGTAATCCTTTGGAACTAAAAATTGTAATTATTGACAATGCAGCTTTCCACTCTACTAAAGATGTAAAATTGCCTGATAATATTATCTTATTACCTATCCCTGCATATTGCCCTGAACTAAATCCAGCTGAAAAAGTTTGGCAATACCTTAAAAGTAAAATTGCAATGAAAATTTATGACACTTTAGATATACTAGAATCCAAAATAGAGCACCTAATTTATCAAATGGATAATAATACCATTAAGTCTATAACCGGATATGAATTTTATCTAAAATCTTTTTATAACGTTTTTAATGTTTAA
- a CDS encoding putative signal transducing protein, which produces MKDEHIKIFTGSSILTNRLKQLLEEENISSIIKDHVNSGKLAGFAPLGNSVELFVLNCDIKKAQPIVDAYNEKINS; this is translated from the coding sequence ATGAAAGATGAACACATTAAAATTTTTACAGGATCTTCTATTTTAACAAATAGATTAAAACAGTTGTTAGAGGAAGAAAACATCTCTTCTATAATTAAAGACCATGTAAATTCTGGAAAATTAGCAGGCTTTGCGCCTTTAGGCAATTCTGTTGAGTTATTTGTCTTAAATTGCGACATAAAGAAAGCCCAACCTATTGTAGATGCTTACAACGAAAAAATAAATTCGTAA
- the prmA gene encoding 50S ribosomal protein L11 methyltransferase, with amino-acid sequence MDNIYIEYNFTVNPKEPATEILIAELGNVGFESFVETETGVTAYIQKLDWNAAILESIFVLNSDEFSINYNKNEVAQTNWNAEWEKNFEAIQVDGLVSVRAPFHENPNLKYDIVIEPKMSFGTGHHETTHMMIQHLLQLELKDKKVLDMGCGTGILAIFAEMRGAKPLDAIDIDNWCYENSLENVARNNCSNISVYEGDSSLLVNKKYGVIIANINRNILLIDIKVYANGLNKNGILLLSGFYQEDIPIIDAEASKYGLSLNTFIERNNWVSLKYVKE; translated from the coding sequence ATGGACAACATTTATATAGAGTACAACTTTACAGTAAATCCGAAAGAACCCGCAACTGAAATTTTAATTGCAGAATTAGGGAATGTTGGTTTCGAAAGTTTTGTGGAAACTGAAACAGGTGTAACTGCATACATTCAAAAATTAGATTGGAATGCAGCAATTTTAGAATCTATTTTTGTGTTAAATTCAGATGAATTTTCAATTAATTATAATAAAAATGAAGTAGCGCAAACCAATTGGAATGCAGAATGGGAGAAGAATTTCGAAGCAATTCAGGTTGATGGTTTGGTAAGCGTTCGTGCGCCTTTTCACGAGAATCCAAACTTAAAATACGATATTGTAATTGAACCAAAAATGAGTTTTGGAACAGGACACCATGAAACGACTCATATGATGATTCAACATTTATTACAATTAGAACTAAAAGATAAAAAAGTGTTAGATATGGGTTGTGGAACAGGAATTTTAGCAATTTTTGCTGAAATGAGAGGCGCAAAACCATTAGATGCTATCGATATTGATAATTGGTGTTACGAAAACTCATTAGAAAATGTAGCACGTAATAATTGTAGCAACATTTCCGTTTACGAAGGCGATTCTTCTTTATTAGTCAATAAAAAGTATGGTGTAATTATTGCAAACATCAATAGAAATATTTTATTAATAGATATAAAGGTGTATGCAAACGGTTTAAATAAAAATGGCATTTTGTTGCTAAGTGGGTTCTATCAAGAAGACATTCCAATTATAGATGCAGAAGCTTCTAAATACGGTTTAAGTTTAAATACATTTATAGAACGTAACAATTGGGTTTCGTTAAAATATGTAAAAGAATAA
- a CDS encoding SusC/RagA family TonB-linked outer membrane protein encodes MKTNFNGILTFFIALVVQITFAQQKTISGKVSDESGPLPGVSILIKGTSSGTETNFDGKYSIKAKSGDILVFRYLGYKSIERTVSNSNTINVTLSEDSNVLEEVVVVAYGTQSRASLTGSVSVINSEQIENATFSNPVKSLEGLVSGLRVIQATGQPGADPIIRIRGFGSINADSAPLIVLDGVPYTGSLSSINPQDIESTTVLKDASSTSLYGNKASNGVLLITTKKGSKTKTQINIDTRVGVTQRATKEYNITGSPQEFYETYHSVLANSEFYAQNVAGNAISIQEARQFASNNLIDRLGYNLYDVADNVLIDPTTGRLNSNANLLVNDRWEDVLFNDNANFSSTNLNISGGSNNVAYYFSLGTEKNNGYAVGSVFERHTARVKVNATEISNILDISGDVSYAKSNSQFVPGDGGNTFSNAFFWTRRIAPIYPAFQYDQNWNPILDSNNPGGFAYDFGVPQFFPDGSTRGPRNYAPGEHPLAVIDNSIETIERDNFNAALRAKVDLPFEIKFEYVMNYLTEVDKGIDFTKPGAGAFAAAQNGLLTNNRNNFSAFTNQQLLTWKKNYDRSSFDVLLGHETYVENFTTLSLTKYNIVGNFSPILDNTSVYIGASNYNTKYTTEGYFSRFIYGLDDTYYLTLTGRYDASSVFAPDSRWGAFWSAGASWVLSNEDFLKNSDIINYSKLAINYGTTGNDRIFLPGTSTRNFLTYENQYNVNENNGALTLQLSYLGDDAITWEKAASLDVAYEMRLFNRANLSLGYFRKTTEDLLFNTPIGPSTGQSSRSANFGSMVNSGIEVELGVNVIQKEKLNVNLNANVSTFKNEIKELPRDSIQVGNFRRVVGRSIFDYFMRRSAGVNPDNGNAQWYKKGTNGEDEITEVFNEADRYFLDKQAIPDLTGGFGTNIEIGNFSLGLQFAFQVGGYGVDNEYFGLLGATQNVTNIVDYDKTWTFDNPTARLPRVDPLAADQYRVSDIRLIDMSYLSLNNINLGYTLKNEVTKKYHIDSIRFYGTVNNAFLLYSARQGYDPRLNSLGESSAEFGANRTIAFGVNLKLN; translated from the coding sequence ATGAAGACAAATTTTAATGGAATTTTAACGTTTTTTATAGCGTTGGTTGTGCAAATAACTTTTGCTCAACAAAAGACAATTTCAGGTAAAGTTTCTGATGAATCAGGGCCATTACCAGGAGTTAGTATTTTAATTAAAGGAACTAGTAGTGGAACAGAAACTAATTTTGATGGAAAATATTCTATCAAAGCAAAATCTGGCGATATATTAGTTTTTAGATATCTGGGTTACAAATCTATTGAAAGAACGGTAAGTAATTCAAATACTATCAATGTAACTTTATCAGAAGATTCAAATGTGTTAGAAGAAGTTGTTGTTGTGGCTTATGGTACTCAGTCTAGAGCATCGCTAACTGGATCAGTAAGTGTTATTAACTCTGAGCAAATTGAAAACGCAACCTTTTCTAATCCTGTTAAAAGTTTAGAAGGTTTAGTATCCGGATTAAGAGTAATTCAAGCAACTGGTCAACCTGGAGCCGATCCAATTATTAGAATTAGAGGGTTTGGTTCTATAAATGCGGATAGTGCACCTCTTATAGTTTTAGACGGAGTACCTTATACTGGAAGTTTAAGCAGTATCAATCCACAGGATATTGAATCTACAACTGTTTTAAAAGATGCTTCTTCCACTTCTTTATATGGTAATAAGGCTTCTAATGGAGTTTTATTAATAACTACAAAAAAAGGATCTAAAACTAAGACTCAAATTAATATAGATACAAGAGTTGGTGTTACTCAAAGAGCAACAAAAGAATATAACATCACGGGTTCTCCACAAGAATTTTACGAGACATACCATAGTGTATTAGCTAACTCTGAATTCTATGCTCAAAATGTAGCCGGTAATGCTATATCAATTCAAGAAGCAAGACAATTTGCTTCAAATAATTTAATTGATAGATTGGGGTATAACTTGTATGATGTTGCAGATAATGTTTTGATAGACCCTACTACAGGAAGATTAAATTCTAATGCTAATTTATTAGTTAATGATAGATGGGAAGACGTACTTTTTAATGATAATGCAAATTTTAGCTCTACAAATTTAAATATATCGGGTGGGTCTAATAATGTTGCTTACTATTTCTCACTTGGAACAGAAAAAAACAATGGTTACGCTGTAGGTAGTGTATTTGAAAGACATACTGCTCGAGTAAAAGTTAATGCTACAGAAATATCTAATATTTTAGATATTAGTGGAGATGTTTCTTATGCTAAATCTAATAGTCAATTTGTACCTGGTGATGGAGGAAATACTTTTTCCAATGCTTTTTTCTGGACTAGAAGAATAGCTCCAATTTATCCAGCATTTCAATATGATCAGAACTGGAATCCAATTTTAGATTCAAATAACCCAGGAGGATTTGCTTATGATTTTGGTGTTCCTCAATTTTTTCCTGATGGTAGTACAAGAGGACCAAGAAATTATGCGCCAGGAGAACATCCTTTGGCGGTTATAGATAATTCAATAGAGACTATTGAAAGAGATAATTTTAATGCTGCTCTTAGAGCGAAAGTAGATTTACCTTTTGAAATAAAGTTTGAGTACGTTATGAACTATTTAACAGAAGTGGATAAAGGTATAGATTTTACAAAGCCAGGGGCAGGAGCTTTTGCAGCTGCTCAAAATGGTTTGCTCACGAATAATAGAAATAATTTTTCTGCATTTACAAATCAACAATTATTAACTTGGAAAAAGAATTATGATAGAAGCAGCTTTGATGTTCTTTTAGGACATGAGACCTATGTAGAAAACTTTACAACATTGTCTTTAACAAAGTATAATATTGTAGGAAACTTTAGTCCAATCTTGGATAATACTTCGGTTTATATAGGCGCAAGTAATTATAATACTAAATACACGACAGAGGGGTACTTTTCAAGATTTATTTATGGTTTAGATGATACTTATTATTTAACTTTGACAGGAAGATATGATGCTTCTTCTGTATTTGCTCCTGATTCACGTTGGGGTGCCTTTTGGTCAGCTGGTGCTTCATGGGTTTTAAGTAATGAAGATTTCTTAAAAAATTCAGATATAATTAACTACTCCAAACTAGCTATTAACTATGGTACAACAGGTAATGATAGAATTTTCTTACCAGGAACAAGTACAAGAAACTTTTTGACATATGAAAATCAGTATAATGTGAATGAAAATAATGGAGCACTTACATTGCAACTTTCGTATTTAGGAGATGATGCCATTACTTGGGAAAAAGCTGCAAGTTTGGATGTAGCTTATGAAATGAGATTATTCAATAGAGCAAATCTTTCTTTAGGGTATTTTAGAAAAACTACAGAGGATTTATTATTTAATACGCCTATTGGTCCTTCTACTGGACAGAGCTCAAGATCTGCTAATTTTGGATCAATGGTCAATAGTGGTATTGAAGTAGAGTTGGGGGTTAATGTAATTCAAAAAGAAAAACTAAATGTAAACTTAAATGCTAATGTTTCGACTTTTAAAAATGAAATAAAAGAGTTACCTAGAGATTCTATTCAAGTAGGAAATTTTAGAAGAGTTGTAGGAAGAAGTATTTTTGACTATTTTATGAGAAGATCTGCAGGTGTTAATCCAGATAATGGAAATGCTCAATGGTATAAAAAAGGTACTAATGGTGAAGACGAAATTACTGAAGTATTCAATGAAGCTGACAGGTACTTTTTAGATAAACAAGCTATACCAGATTTAACAGGTGGTTTTGGAACTAATATTGAAATAGGAAATTTTTCATTAGGCTTGCAATTTGCTTTTCAAGTTGGTGGATATGGAGTTGATAATGAGTATTTTGGACTTTTAGGTGCTACTCAAAACGTAACTAATATTGTAGATTATGATAAAACTTGGACTTTTGATAATCCAACAGCAAGATTACCGAGAGTAGATCCTCTAGCTGCAGATCAATATAGGGTATCCGATATTCGTTTAATTGATATGAGTTATTTGAGTCTAAACAATATTAACTTAGGTTACACATTAAAAAATGAAGTTACAAAAAAGTATCATATTGATAGTATTCGTTTTTATGGAACTGTGAATAATGCATTTCTTTTATATAGTGCAAGACAAGGGTATGACCCTAGGTTAAACTCTTTAGGTGAATCTTCTGCCGAGTTTGGAGCAAATAGAACGATTGCTTTTGGAGTAAATTTAAAATTAAATTAA
- a CDS encoding helix-turn-helix domain-containing protein, producing the protein MPKKITLSIKEESVELRKLYESTTTELRRDRLKMLYYIKSGKYIYRNAIAKKLGRRPTTIGNWIKDYETGGLSNLLEIHSGGNNTVHISDRAKAYISKTLSNSDTTITSYIELQAHIAEDLSEMINYGALYAHCRRKHKSKLKVSRKSHYKKDPKAEMVFKKPRKHF; encoded by the coding sequence ATGCCAAAGAAAATTACCTTATCGATTAAAGAAGAATCTGTTGAATTGCGAAAACTATATGAGTCTACCACTACAGAATTACGAAGAGATCGTTTAAAAATGTTATACTACATAAAGTCCGGGAAGTATATCTATCGTAATGCAATCGCAAAGAAGCTTGGCAGACGTCCAACCACCATAGGCAATTGGATTAAAGACTATGAAACAGGAGGCCTTTCAAATTTATTAGAAATACATAGCGGAGGTAATAATACCGTTCATATTTCTGATAGAGCAAAAGCCTATATCTCCAAGACATTATCTAACAGCGATACCACCATAACTTCCTATATAGAGTTACAAGCTCATATAGCCGAAGATTTATCAGAGATGATAAATTATGGTGCACTTTATGCACATTGTAGGCGAAAACATAAGTCTAAGCTAAAAGTATCAAGAAAGTCACATTATAAAAAAGACCCGAAAGCCGAAATGGTTTTTAAAAAACCTAGAAAACACTTTTAA
- a CDS encoding TlpA family protein disulfide reductase: MKKILLIFIILVSSCTFEKPTEFSELALKEKAYTVSNEQISIQEILNKYKGKKILIDVWASWCGDCIKGLRSVKNLQKQYPEVVFLFLSVDKNKRAWKNGIAKFGITGEHYNLPKGMKDGDFVDFLNLSWIPRYLVISEQGKIKLFKATKASDANIVEALK, encoded by the coding sequence ATGAAAAAAATACTTCTAATTTTTATAATTTTAGTGTCTAGTTGCACTTTCGAAAAACCGACAGAATTTTCTGAATTGGCACTAAAAGAGAAAGCATATACAGTATCTAACGAACAAATTTCTATTCAAGAAATTCTAAATAAATATAAAGGGAAAAAGATTTTAATAGATGTTTGGGCTTCATGGTGTGGAGACTGTATAAAAGGACTGCGAAGTGTTAAAAATCTTCAAAAACAATATCCAGAAGTTGTTTTTTTATTTTTATCTGTAGATAAAAATAAAAGAGCATGGAAAAACGGTATTGCAAAATTTGGTATTACAGGAGAACATTATAATTTACCTAAAGGAATGAAAGATGGCGACTTCGTAGATTTTTTAAACTTAAGTTGGATTCCCAGATATTTAGTGATTAGCGAGCAAGGAAAAATTAAGCTTTTTAAAGCAACAAAAGCATCAGATGCTAATATTGTTGAAGCTTTAAAATAA
- a CDS encoding IS256 family transposase, which yields MKPEDLLNEEFLKQFKTGSELTSFIEQLHKRGVEKILEGELDAHLDYDKHQKSNNPNSRNGYGTKTIKTHLGETKIKVPRDRDATFNPMLIKKRESTADGVENLIISLYAKGMSTTDIEEQIRELYNFNISSSAISRITDKITADIIAWKNRPLEATYLIVWMDGIVFKVRENSKVINKTIYIAVGLRVDGKKEVLGLWLGKNESSSFWMSVLTDIKARGTQDILITATDNLNGFTDTIKTIFPNSVTQICVVHQIRNSCKYVVWKDKKAFTRDMKQIYTAPTKEAAKAALEDFKEKWESKYSYAIKSWENNWDELTVFFDFPLEIRTIIYTTNLIENLNGKIRKYTKNKLSYPTDDAVIKSVFLALRESTKKWTLPIRNWGIILNQFLAIFENRIKL from the coding sequence ATGAAACCAGAAGATTTATTAAACGAAGAATTTTTAAAACAATTTAAAACAGGTTCAGAACTAACCAGTTTTATAGAACAACTGCACAAACGTGGTGTAGAAAAGATTTTAGAAGGCGAATTAGATGCACATTTAGATTACGATAAGCATCAAAAAAGCAACAATCCTAATTCACGAAATGGCTATGGCACCAAAACAATAAAGACGCATTTAGGAGAAACTAAAATAAAAGTTCCAAGAGATCGCGATGCTACTTTCAATCCAATGCTTATTAAAAAGCGAGAAAGTACTGCAGATGGAGTTGAAAACCTGATTATTTCTTTATATGCCAAAGGAATGAGTACTACAGATATTGAAGAACAAATACGGGAATTGTATAATTTTAACATCTCTAGTTCAGCCATTTCTAGAATCACAGATAAAATTACAGCTGACATTATTGCTTGGAAAAATAGACCTTTAGAAGCTACTTATCTGATTGTATGGATGGATGGCATCGTTTTTAAGGTTCGTGAAAACTCCAAAGTCATCAATAAAACAATTTACATTGCTGTTGGTCTTAGAGTAGATGGTAAAAAAGAAGTTTTAGGACTTTGGTTAGGAAAAAACGAATCTTCCTCTTTTTGGATGAGCGTTTTAACCGACATAAAAGCCAGAGGAACACAAGACATTTTAATTACAGCAACTGATAATTTAAACGGATTTACAGACACCATTAAAACTATTTTTCCCAATTCAGTAACACAAATATGTGTGGTTCATCAAATCAGAAACTCTTGTAAATATGTAGTCTGGAAAGATAAAAAAGCCTTTACAAGAGATATGAAGCAAATCTATACAGCTCCTACAAAAGAAGCAGCAAAAGCAGCCTTAGAAGACTTTAAAGAAAAATGGGAATCCAAATATTCTTATGCCATTAAATCATGGGAAAACAATTGGGATGAACTCACTGTTTTCTTCGATTTCCCATTAGAAATCAGAACCATTATTTATACCACAAATTTAATTGAAAACTTAAATGGGAAAATTAGAAAATACACTAAAAACAAACTCTCATATCCAACAGATGATGCTGTAATTAAATCCGTATTTTTAGCTTTGAGAGAATCAACAAAAAAATGGACATTGCCTATTAGAAATTGGGGTATCATTCTTAACCAATTTTTGGCTATATTTGAAAACAGGATTAAACTATGA
- a CDS encoding SsrA-binding protein: MKKQFFKILAKINKTILPSYTKKGLHIAKATKLQLALIGWKAFVTKNSLN, from the coding sequence ATGAAAAAACAATTTTTTAAAATTCTTGCCAAGATTAATAAAACCATTTTACCTTCTTACACAAAGAAAGGATTACATATTGCTAAAGCTACTAAATTACAATTAGCTTTAATTGGTTGGAAAGCTTTTGTTACCAAGAATTCACTTAACTAA
- the tpiA gene encoding triose-phosphate isomerase encodes MRTKIVAGNWKMNNDKEQTKKLIKSLKKSIKKMPLKNTRVIVSPTFVNLSSAVKKAENSKIEVVAQNMHQATNGAFTGEVSGDMLKAIGVKTVILGHSERRTYFGETDKNLAEKVNTVIDKEMETIFCFGELLEDRKSDNHFAVVESQLNNALFHLEAKDWKNIILAYEPVWAIGTGETASPEQAQEMHAFIRSIIEKKYDAKVAEKVSILYGGSVKPTNAEEIFSKPDVDGGLIGGAALHVDDFTAIIAAI; translated from the coding sequence ATGAGAACTAAGATTGTAGCAGGAAACTGGAAGATGAATAACGACAAAGAGCAGACTAAAAAATTGATTAAAAGCCTAAAAAAATCAATTAAAAAAATGCCTCTTAAAAACACAAGAGTAATTGTGTCGCCAACATTTGTAAACCTTTCTTCTGCAGTAAAAAAAGCAGAAAACTCTAAGATAGAAGTCGTTGCGCAAAATATGCATCAGGCTACAAATGGAGCTTTTACAGGTGAAGTTTCTGGAGATATGTTAAAGGCAATTGGAGTAAAAACGGTTATTTTAGGACACTCAGAAAGAAGAACTTATTTTGGTGAAACTGATAAAAATTTAGCAGAAAAAGTAAATACGGTTATTGATAAAGAAATGGAAACCATTTTCTGTTTTGGAGAGTTGTTAGAAGACAGAAAATCCGATAATCATTTTGCAGTTGTAGAAAGCCAACTAAACAATGCCTTATTCCATTTAGAAGCAAAAGATTGGAAAAACATTATTTTAGCGTACGAACCAGTTTGGGCAATTGGTACAGGAGAAACTGCAAGTCCAGAACAAGCACAAGAAATGCACGCATTTATTAGAAGTATTATCGAGAAAAAATACGATGCAAAAGTAGCAGAAAAAGTATCTATTTTATATGGTGGAAGTGTAAAACCAACAAATGCCGAAGAAATTTTTTCGAAACCAGATGTAGATGGTGGTTTAATTGGTGGAGCAGCTTTGCATGTAGATGATTTTACAGCAATTATTGCCGCTATTTAG
- a CDS encoding PID-CTERM protein-sorting domain-containing protein: MGPKNILIIILLILPFIGFAQLAPPSPSPGPPPPPPGLPIDGFSGALLALGVIYGVRKKYKDSSS; encoded by the coding sequence ATGGGCCCTAAAAATATTTTAATAATAATTTTATTAATACTTCCTTTTATAGGATTTGCTCAGCTTGCACCACCATCACCATCACCAGGCCCACCACCACCACCACCTGGTTTACCAATTGATGGTTTTTCTGGCGCTTTGCTTGCTTTGGGGGTAATTTACGGAGTTAGAAAAAAATATAAAGATAGTAGTAGTTAG